From Nitrospiria bacterium, the proteins below share one genomic window:
- the nuoF gene encoding NADH-quinone oxidoreductase subunit NuoF, giving the protein MKYEKMLHKNFEVPGYTGSLADYERQGGYLAVRKVLKEYSPAQLTDLVKRSGLRGRGGAGFPTGMKWDFLPKDPSVTKYLCCNADESEPGTFKDRELIERDPHQLIEGMILAAYAIGAKVAYVYIRGEFVYGGRVLERALADAYRAAYVGPKILKSGTGIDIFLHRGAGAYICGEETALLESIEGKRGLPRTKPPFPAMHGLYGKPTVINNVETLSNLPHIVNRGAEWFASLGSPPKSPGMRIFSVSGHVNRPGNYEVPMGITLRELIHEHAGGVRGNKKIKAIIPGGASAAFLTGDSLDVKLDFEAIAQVGSMLGSGGVTVMDEDTCMVWAALNLMEFFAHETCGKCSPCREGSSWLVQMMRRIEHGHGRMEDLDQLVRICNGIGGKTVCAFGDAEIAPILSTLKHWRSDYEYHIKEKKCLVGNRNGTLISIGGH; this is encoded by the coding sequence ATGAAATACGAAAAGATGCTTCATAAGAATTTTGAGGTTCCCGGCTACACCGGAAGCCTGGCCGACTACGAACGACAGGGCGGCTATCTTGCGGTCCGAAAAGTTCTCAAGGAATATTCCCCGGCGCAGCTGACCGATTTGGTCAAGCGCTCCGGCCTTCGCGGCCGCGGCGGCGCGGGCTTTCCGACCGGGATGAAATGGGACTTCCTTCCCAAGGACCCGTCCGTCACGAAATACCTCTGCTGCAACGCGGACGAGAGCGAGCCGGGGACGTTCAAGGATCGCGAGTTGATCGAACGGGACCCGCACCAGTTGATCGAGGGGATGATCCTGGCGGCCTACGCCATCGGGGCCAAGGTTGCGTACGTTTATATCCGCGGGGAATTCGTCTACGGAGGCCGGGTGTTGGAACGGGCCCTGGCGGATGCCTACCGGGCCGCTTATGTCGGCCCAAAAATCTTGAAAAGCGGGACCGGAATCGATATCTTCCTCCATCGCGGCGCCGGGGCCTACATCTGCGGCGAGGAGACGGCGCTTCTGGAATCGATCGAGGGCAAGCGCGGTCTTCCGAGGACGAAGCCGCCTTTTCCGGCCATGCACGGCCTTTACGGAAAGCCGACGGTGATCAACAACGTCGAGACGCTGAGCAACCTTCCGCATATCGTGAACCGGGGCGCGGAGTGGTTCGCGTCGCTCGGCTCGCCGCCCAAGAGTCCCGGGATGCGGATCTTCTCCGTGAGCGGGCATGTGAACCGGCCGGGCAATTACGAGGTGCCGATGGGGATCACGCTTCGGGAGCTGATTCATGAACATGCGGGCGGCGTCCGGGGAAACAAGAAGATCAAGGCGATCATCCCCGGCGGCGCCTCCGCCGCGTTTCTGACCGGGGATTCGCTGGATGTCAAGCTGGATTTCGAAGCGATCGCCCAGGTCGGCTCGATGCTCGGCTCCGGCGGCGTCACCGTCATGGATGAGGACACCTGCATGGTTTGGGCCGCGCTCAACCTGATGGAATTTTTTGCGCACGAGACCTGCGGGAAATGCTCGCCCTGCCGCGAGGGGTCCTCGTGGCTCGTCCAGATGATGCGGCGGATCGAGCACGGCCATGGAAGGATGGAGGACCTCGATCAACTGGTCCGGATCTGCAACGGCATCGGCGGCAAGACGGTCTGCGCGTTCGGCGACGCCGAGATCGCGCCGATTTTGAGCACGCTCAAGCACTGGCGGTCGGATTACGAATACCATATCAAGGAAAAAAAGTGCCTGGTCGGAAACCGGAACGGCACGCTGATTTCGATCGGGGGACATTAG
- the nuoG gene encoding NADH-quinone oxidoreductase subunit NuoG: MSDSVQTKTDTVKLTIDGRAVEVPKGTLVIEAARKLEIEIPFFCYHQKLKSDGNCRMCLVAVEKMPKLQVSCSLPVSEGMVVHTGTTVVQEARKGVLDFLLANHPLDCPICDEGGRCPLQNYSQKYTGYGQYKEEKRIYEKDFFSPLIEKEMNRCIQCMRCVRYCDEVIDSKALASVNRGYHIEIGHYAEKPLDCEFCGGCVQICPVGALLNRLPLYEYRPWMLTRTETTCAYCADGCSLRLESRPQTREVIEVTSFWGNETKTVWGKGRNEGDLCAKGYFGYPFVNSPKRLTKPLVREAGRRDAPLVETSWEEALERVAEGFGRIKGRHGGAAVGALASARCTNENLYVFQKFVRLVLGSPNVDSSVRYGMVNAARALTELVGTPRWLSSYEEIAGADLIFLIGTDITHSNPIVGLKVKAAAKKGAKLIVGSPLRPRISTLSHIVNLATRHLAHRPGAERAVAIGMVKAALEQGKASAPSSIAPLREAVSKLSSKQIESAAGLGYDEIRAAVSEWTAASRAVIVFGESIVRARDGYETVRVLGDLALLTGKLTAEGCGLAPLYEENNEMGAYEMGCVPDRLPGLGRLDLESDRERVQRAWKETIPTGPGLTMIEMLRAAREGRIRALYLMGENPVGTLPASAGAAEALAAAEFVVSQDLFLTETGKRADVVLPAASFAEQNGTFTNQEGRVQPVRKAIEPVHGARPDFEILSQIAFEMGHPLAYQDGAEISHEIARLWPACRPGGPGWREIPGRSEPAVAADGYLGGRLTEGISVRYRLDPAEKRPASSDGRFDLVMGPLLFHSGKMSLKADGLTKIQDRPFLYMAPEDAERFGVSEGGAVRLRSTSGPGSVDVAVRVDGKYPPGMVFFPESFNEPPVKDLLTVELDKESRVPTFKTAEVIIEKIT; the protein is encoded by the coding sequence TTGTCTGATTCAGTCCAGACCAAGACCGATACAGTGAAATTAACGATCGACGGCCGGGCGGTGGAGGTCCCGAAGGGCACGCTGGTGATCGAGGCCGCGCGGAAGCTGGAGATCGAGATCCCGTTTTTCTGCTACCACCAGAAATTGAAATCCGACGGCAACTGCCGGATGTGTCTGGTCGCGGTTGAAAAGATGCCCAAGCTCCAGGTCTCCTGTTCCCTGCCCGTCTCCGAGGGCATGGTCGTCCACACCGGCACGACCGTCGTGCAGGAAGCCCGGAAGGGCGTGCTGGACTTCCTGCTGGCCAACCATCCCCTGGATTGTCCGATCTGCGACGAGGGCGGCCGATGCCCGCTCCAGAACTACTCGCAGAAATACACCGGCTACGGACAGTACAAGGAGGAGAAGCGGATTTACGAAAAGGATTTTTTCAGCCCGCTGATCGAAAAGGAGATGAACCGCTGCATCCAGTGCATGCGCTGCGTCCGCTATTGCGACGAGGTGATCGATTCCAAGGCCCTGGCCTCCGTCAACCGCGGGTATCACATCGAGATCGGCCATTACGCCGAAAAGCCGCTCGACTGCGAGTTCTGCGGCGGCTGCGTCCAGATCTGTCCGGTCGGCGCGCTCCTCAACCGTCTGCCGCTCTATGAATACCGTCCCTGGATGCTGACCCGGACCGAGACGACCTGCGCCTATTGCGCCGACGGCTGCTCGCTCCGGCTCGAAAGCCGTCCGCAGACCCGCGAGGTGATCGAGGTGACCTCGTTCTGGGGGAACGAGACGAAGACGGTCTGGGGAAAAGGCCGGAACGAGGGGGACCTTTGCGCGAAAGGCTATTTCGGATACCCCTTCGTCAACAGCCCGAAGCGTCTGACGAAGCCCCTGGTCCGCGAGGCGGGCCGGAGGGACGCTCCGCTGGTCGAAACGTCCTGGGAAGAAGCCTTGGAACGCGTCGCGGAAGGATTCGGCCGGATCAAGGGCCGGCACGGCGGCGCGGCCGTCGGCGCGCTGGCCTCGGCCCGTTGCACGAACGAGAATCTCTACGTTTTTCAGAAATTCGTCCGGCTCGTCCTCGGCAGCCCGAACGTCGACAGCAGCGTGCGCTACGGGATGGTGAACGCGGCCCGGGCGCTGACCGAGCTGGTCGGAACGCCGCGGTGGCTTTCCTCGTACGAGGAGATCGCCGGCGCCGATTTGATCTTCCTGATCGGCACGGACATCACCCATTCCAACCCGATCGTCGGGCTGAAGGTCAAGGCCGCGGCCAAGAAGGGCGCGAAGCTGATCGTCGGCTCCCCGCTCCGGCCGCGGATCAGCACGTTGAGCCACATCGTCAACCTGGCGACGCGCCATCTGGCCCATCGCCCGGGCGCGGAGCGGGCCGTCGCGATCGGAATGGTGAAGGCCGCGCTGGAGCAGGGGAAGGCGTCCGCGCCTTCTTCCATCGCCCCGCTGCGGGAGGCGGTTTCGAAGCTGTCTTCAAAGCAGATCGAGTCGGCCGCGGGTCTGGGCTACGACGAGATCCGGGCCGCCGTCTCGGAATGGACCGCGGCCTCCCGGGCCGTGATCGTCTTCGGGGAGTCGATCGTCCGGGCGCGGGACGGGTATGAAACCGTCCGCGTTTTAGGAGACCTGGCCCTTCTGACCGGGAAGCTGACGGCGGAGGGATGCGGCCTGGCCCCCTTGTATGAAGAAAATAACGAGATGGGCGCCTATGAGATGGGCTGCGTTCCGGACCGTCTGCCCGGCCTGGGCCGCTTGGACCTTGAGTCGGATCGGGAACGCGTCCAACGGGCCTGGAAGGAGACGATCCCGACCGGGCCGGGACTCACGATGATCGAAATGCTCCGCGCGGCGCGGGAAGGAAGGATCCGGGCGCTCTATCTGATGGGCGAGAATCCGGTCGGGACTCTGCCGGCCTCGGCGGGCGCGGCCGAGGCGCTGGCGGCGGCCGAGTTCGTCGTAAGCCAGGACCTGTTTCTGACCGAGACCGGGAAGCGGGCCGACGTGGTGTTGCCGGCGGCGAGCTTTGCCGAGCAGAACGGGACCTTTACGAATCAGGAGGGACGCGTCCAGCCGGTGCGGAAGGCCATCGAGCCGGTCCACGGGGCGCGGCCGGACTTTGAGATCCTCTCCCAGATCGCGTTCGAGATGGGTCATCCGCTGGCGTATCAGGACGGCGCCGAAATTTCGCACGAGATCGCCCGGCTCTGGCCTGCCTGCCGGCCAGGCGGGCCCGGCTGGCGGGAAATCCCGGGACGGTCGGAGCCGGCCGTCGCGGCGGATGGGTATCTGGGCGGGCGGCTGACCGAGGGGATTTCGGTGCGGTATCGTCTCGATCCCGCGGAGAAGCGCCCCGCGTCGTCCGACGGGCGCTTTGATCTTGTGATGGGGCCGTTGTTGTTCCATTCCGGAAAAATGTCCCTTAAGGCCGACGGCTTGACCAAGATTCAGGACCGGCCGTTTCTTTACATGGCGCCGGAGGATGCCGAGCGCTTCGGGGTGTCGGAAGGGGGGGCGGTGCGGCTCCGTTCGACCTCGGGGCCGGGATCGGTCGACGTCGCGGTCCGGGTCGACGGGAAATATCCGCCCGGGATGGTCTTCTTCCCCGAGTCGTTCAACGAGCCGCCGGTGAAGGATCTGCTGACGGTCGAGTTGGACAAGGAGTCCCGGGTCCCGACGTTCAAGACGGCCGAGGTCATCATTGAAAAGATAACGTAG
- the nuoH gene encoding NADH-quinone oxidoreductase subunit NuoH has translation MVNIALNLIVVLVTIGVVMVTVLLHVAYLTYFERKILGWMQDRMGPMEVGYHGLLQPIADGLKLFFKEDIVPAQANKIIFTLAPILVLVPALIGFAVIPFGRDPIHIFGLTFRPYITDINIGILYILAFASIGAYGVLLGGWASNNKYSLLGGLRSAAQVISYELSLGLSIVGVLLLAGSLSLVKITEAQGGGLLHWFILPQFVAFVIYLISAIAETNRLPFDLPEAESELVAGFFTEYSGMRFAFFFLAEYANMILVSCIATILFLGGWHAPFEALGFIPPILWFVGKVYLFLFFYIWIRGTLPRLRYDQLMMFGWKIMIPLALANILVTSAVLYFVRA, from the coding sequence ATGGTGAATATCGCGTTGAATTTAATCGTGGTGCTCGTCACAATCGGGGTCGTGATGGTCACGGTGCTGCTTCACGTGGCCTATCTGACCTATTTTGAACGGAAGATCCTGGGATGGATGCAGGACCGGATGGGTCCGATGGAGGTGGGCTACCACGGCTTGCTGCAGCCGATCGCGGACGGCCTGAAACTTTTTTTCAAGGAAGACATCGTCCCGGCCCAGGCCAACAAGATCATTTTCACACTGGCGCCGATCCTGGTTCTGGTCCCGGCCCTGATCGGTTTCGCCGTGATCCCCTTCGGACGGGATCCCATCCATATCTTCGGCCTGACCTTCCGTCCCTACATCACCGACATCAACATCGGGATTCTCTATATCCTGGCCTTCGCCTCGATCGGGGCCTACGGCGTCCTGCTCGGCGGTTGGGCCTCGAACAACAAATATTCGCTTCTGGGCGGTCTGAGGTCCGCGGCCCAGGTGATCAGCTACGAGCTGTCGCTGGGCCTCTCGATCGTCGGCGTGCTGCTTTTGGCGGGCTCGCTGAGCCTCGTCAAGATCACGGAGGCCCAGGGCGGGGGTCTGCTGCACTGGTTCATCCTCCCGCAGTTCGTGGCCTTTGTGATTTATCTGATCTCGGCGATCGCCGAGACGAACCGCCTGCCCTTCGATCTTCCGGAGGCCGAAAGCGAGCTGGTGGCCGGCTTCTTCACCGAGTACAGCGGGATGCGATTTGCCTTTTTCTTTTTGGCCGAATATGCTAACATGATCCTCGTTTCCTGCATCGCCACGATCCTGTTCCTGGGCGGCTGGCACGCGCCGTTCGAGGCCCTGGGATTCATCCCGCCGATCCTTTGGTTCGTCGGGAAAGTTTACCTCTTCCTGTTTTTCTACATCTGGATCCGCGGCACGCTGCCCCGGCTCCGCTACGACCAGCTCATGATGTTCGGCTGGAAGATCATGATCCCGCTGGCGCTGGCCAACATCCTGGTCACGTCGGCGGTCTTGTATTTTGTAAGGGCGTAA
- the nuoK gene encoding NADH-quinone oxidoreductase subunit NuoK, with amino-acid sequence MMVPLSYYVMLSTVVFLIGVVGVLIRRNIIVLLLSIELMLNAANINFVAFSHYLRNLNGQVFVFFVLTVAAAEVVVGLAIIIALYRGKATVQIENINLMKG; translated from the coding sequence ATGATGGTTCCGCTGTCGTATTACGTGATGCTCAGCACGGTGGTCTTCCTGATCGGCGTCGTCGGAGTGCTGATCCGGAGGAACATCATCGTTCTTCTGCTCTCGATCGAGCTGATGCTCAACGCGGCCAACATCAACTTCGTCGCGTTTTCGCATTACCTCCGGAACCTCAACGGCCAGGTCTTTGTCTTTTTCGTCCTGACGGTGGCCGCGGCCGAGGTGGTGGTCGGCCTGGCCATCATCATCGCGCTCTACCGCGGGAAGGCCACGGTCCAAATCGAGAACATCAACCTGATGAAAGGGTGA
- the nuoI gene encoding NADH-quinone oxidoreductase subunit NuoI: MVRLKRFIQQVLFLEILAGLAATFKHLFIRRITIQYPHEKRVLPNGYRGFIALLRYDDGTEKCVGCDLCEAACPSRVITVISAEVEGQPLKRYAREYTMDMTRCVFCGLCVEACPVNALGMTKEFEYATYDKRNLKLRKEQLLAIGDRAFPVRETRVEFQHPHAAFFNVAHRGYPAK; encoded by the coding sequence ATGGTCCGTTTGAAGCGATTCATCCAACAGGTCCTGTTCCTGGAGATCCTGGCGGGGTTGGCGGCGACCTTCAAGCATCTTTTTATCCGCCGCATCACGATCCAGTACCCCCACGAAAAACGGGTGCTCCCCAACGGCTACCGCGGGTTCATCGCGCTTCTGCGCTACGACGACGGGACCGAGAAATGCGTCGGCTGCGATCTGTGCGAGGCGGCCTGCCCGTCGCGCGTGATCACGGTGATCAGCGCCGAGGTGGAGGGCCAGCCGCTCAAACGCTACGCCAGGGAATACACCATGGACATGACCCGCTGCGTTTTCTGCGGGTTGTGCGTGGAGGCCTGCCCGGTCAACGCCCTGGGCATGACGAAAGAGTTCGAATACGCGACGTACGACAAGCGCAACCTGAAGCTCCGCAAGGAACAGTTGCTGGCCATCGGGGACAGGGCCTTTCCGGTCCGGGAGACGCGCGTCGAATTTCAGCATCCCCACGCGGCTTTCTTCAACGTGGCGCATCGCGGCTATCCCGCCAAATGA
- a CDS encoding NADH-quinone oxidoreductase subunit J: protein MTTVLFSYFAGMIVLTAAGVVASRKPVNSALSLLVMFFHVAGLFVLLDAEFIAAVQIIVYAGAILVLYLFVVMLLNLRGEESYHTQYLVGLTIGLAILIEAVLVVSRSGFADRVPSDPAPAASLAGNTEGIGRALYTTYLFPFEVASMILLLAMIGAIILAKKGMFDR from the coding sequence ATGACAACGGTCTTGTTTTCGTATTTCGCAGGCATGATCGTGCTGACGGCGGCCGGGGTGGTCGCGTCGCGGAAGCCCGTCAACAGCGCCCTTTCGCTGCTGGTCATGTTTTTTCACGTGGCCGGACTGTTCGTGCTCCTGGACGCCGAGTTCATCGCGGCCGTCCAGATCATCGTCTATGCCGGCGCCATTCTGGTTCTTTATCTTTTTGTGGTGATGCTGCTCAATCTGCGCGGTGAAGAGAGTTATCACACGCAGTATCTCGTCGGTCTGACGATCGGGCTGGCGATCCTGATCGAGGCCGTCCTCGTCGTGAGCCGGTCCGGGTTCGCGGATCGCGTCCCGTCGGACCCCGCGCCCGCCGCCTCCCTCGCCGGAAACACGGAAGGAATCGGCCGGGCCCTGTACACGACCTATCTGTTTCCGTTCGAGGTGGCCTCGATGATCCTTCTGCTCGCGATGATCGGGGCGATCATTCTGGCGAAAAAGGGGATGTTCGACCGGTGA
- the nuoD gene encoding NADH dehydrogenase (quinone) subunit D: MGPQHPATHGVLRVVLELEGEKILKATPDLGYLHRGVEKLCEGLTYQQIIPHTDRLDYVCSMSNNFAYVRAVEKLLGVSIPERGEYVRTIIAEMQRIVGHLFWLGTQSLDIGAMTIFFWTFREREILLDLFERICGARLTMNYFRVGGVNGDLKPDVIATLRKFLKDFPSKIDEYDRLLMNNRIWISRTKDIAVISAEDAVGFGLTGPPLRGSGVHYDVRKAAPYAAYGKVDWEVPLGSNGDTYDRYWIRMQEMKQSARIIAQCLDQLPEGPVLTDVPQVVAPPKEKVMQDMQSLIHHFIIFTEGFRPPKGEVYCATEAPKGELGFSIVSDGEPKPYRLKIRSPSFVHLGAFDHMARGYMIADIVTIFGTYDIVMGECDR, from the coding sequence ATGGGCCCCCAGCATCCCGCGACGCACGGGGTGCTCCGCGTGGTGCTGGAGCTGGAGGGCGAAAAGATCCTCAAGGCGACGCCGGACCTGGGCTACCTCCACCGGGGCGTCGAGAAGCTGTGCGAGGGCCTGACCTATCAGCAGATCATCCCCCATACCGACCGGCTGGATTACGTCTGCTCCATGTCGAACAACTTCGCGTACGTCCGCGCCGTTGAAAAGCTCCTCGGCGTTTCGATCCCGGAGCGCGGGGAGTACGTCCGGACGATCATCGCCGAGATGCAGCGGATCGTGGGCCACCTCTTCTGGCTGGGGACGCAGTCGCTGGACATCGGCGCGATGACGATTTTCTTCTGGACCTTCCGCGAGCGCGAGATCCTGCTCGACCTCTTCGAGCGGATTTGCGGGGCGCGGCTGACGATGAACTATTTCCGGGTCGGAGGCGTGAACGGCGATCTCAAGCCGGACGTGATCGCGACTCTTCGAAAGTTCCTGAAAGACTTCCCGTCCAAAATCGACGAGTACGACCGATTGTTAATGAACAACCGGATCTGGATCTCGAGGACCAAGGACATCGCCGTGATCTCGGCCGAGGACGCCGTCGGCTTCGGACTGACCGGCCCGCCGCTCCGGGGCTCCGGCGTCCACTACGACGTGAGGAAGGCCGCGCCGTACGCGGCCTACGGCAAAGTCGATTGGGAGGTTCCGCTGGGATCCAACGGCGACACCTACGACCGGTACTGGATCCGGATGCAGGAGATGAAACAGAGCGCGCGGATCATCGCGCAATGTCTGGATCAGCTTCCGGAGGGTCCGGTCCTGACGGACGTTCCGCAGGTGGTGGCCCCGCCCAAGGAAAAAGTGATGCAGGACATGCAGAGTCTCATTCACCATTTCATCATCTTCACGGAGGGCTTTCGCCCGCCCAAGGGGGAGGTCTACTGCGCCACGGAGGCCCCGAAGGGCGAGCTCGGTTTTTCGATCGTGAGCGACGGGGAGCCGAAGCCCTACCGCTTGAAGATCCGGTCGCCGTCCTTCGTTCATCTGGGGGCCTTCGATCACATGGCCCGCGGCTACATGATCGCCGACATCGTCACGATCTTCGGAACCTACGACATCGTGATGGGGGAATGCGATCGTTGA
- the nuoE gene encoding NADH-quinone oxidoreductase subunit NuoE has product MNPETKKPEFSEKARKKIEEILTHYPDKRSALLPVLNLAQAEFGYISEEVTVMVARLLDLTPPKVYEVLTFYTLLNDRPVGRYLIQFCRTLSCALVGSETVLGHLKQRLGIEVGETTPDGLFTLRTVECLASCGTAPVMQVNGVFYEKLTREKMDRILDDLKRGDPPVPKPMGEN; this is encoded by the coding sequence ATGAATCCCGAAACGAAAAAACCGGAATTCTCGGAGAAGGCCCGAAAAAAGATCGAGGAGATCCTGACGCACTATCCGGACAAGCGGTCCGCGCTGCTCCCGGTCCTGAACCTGGCCCAGGCCGAGTTCGGGTACATCAGCGAAGAGGTGACGGTCATGGTCGCGCGACTGCTCGACCTCACGCCCCCCAAGGTGTACGAGGTCCTGACGTTCTACACCTTGTTGAACGACCGGCCGGTGGGCCGATACCTGATCCAGTTCTGCCGGACGCTGTCCTGCGCGCTGGTCGGGTCGGAGACGGTCCTGGGCCATCTCAAACAACGGCTGGGGATCGAGGTCGGCGAAACGACGCCGGACGGGCTGTTCACCTTGAGAACGGTGGAATGTCTGGCCTCCTGCGGAACAGCGCCCGTGATGCAGGTCAACGGGGTGTTTTACGAAAAATTGACGCGGGAAAAGATGGACCGGATCTTGGACGACCTGAAACGCGGCGATCCGCCGGTCCCGAAGCCGATGGGAGAGAATTGA